A genomic window from Chrysoperla carnea chromosome 3, inChrCarn1.1, whole genome shotgun sequence includes:
- the LOC123294914 gene encoding medium-chain acyl-CoA ligase ACSF2, mitochondrial-like — protein sequence MKMVILKYNTVSILLTTSRQFYIQQCKYHVSKSEGSYLHHVGKKSLLYKTIGNLVDEAGERYPNRNAYVLCEENKIITFRELKEQTDKFAAGLLSFGFKKDDKIAIWGPNTLEWIISFYGTAKIGAISVLLNPAYQTPELKYCIEKADVSGIVTPESFRSHNYFEMINELYPDLKNASETSLTNVVNTQNLIKVISTTEHKLSGAYRFKDILKTEINEENLNKAKELVNPDDGLCIQFSSGTTGKPKAALLTHNNYANNSYTVSQRLELYDKQHKFCLQTPFFHVFASVIGMCGSMHSGTTIVVPSKSYNPVKTLKAIESEKCTYLNGTPTMHVDVIKVQRERNFDVSSLEYAVSGGAPCPPILFKDMLKVLNVQTVKSVYGLTETTAVIFQSLPKENQYCATETVGHLGDHIEAKVVDENGKLVPFGKPGELHIRGYCSLLKYYDDEEKTKETKGSDGWVKTGDQFVLHQNGYGEIVGRLKDMIIRGGENIFPKEVEDFLNTHPKILETQVIGIPDERMGEELVAFVRVDENTTITLNEIEDYSSGKIAKFKIPKYLRIIKEYPKTTSGKIQKYKLKELVLKEK from the exons atgaaaatggtgattttaaaatataatactgtATCGATATTGTTAACAACCAGCCgtcaattttatattcaacaatG taaataccATGTATCAAAAAGTGAAGGAAGTTATCTACATCATGttggaaaaaaatcattattatataaaaccatTGGTAATTTAGTGGATGAAGCAGGGGAACGTTATCCAAATCGGAATGCATACGTACTttgtgaagaaaataaaataatcacattTAGAGAATTAAAAGAACAg aCTGATAAGTTTGCAGCCGGCTTGTTAtcttttggttttaaaaaagaTGATAAAATAGCAATATGGGGTCCAAACACATTGGAAtggattatttcattttatggaACAGCCAAAATTGGTGCAATCTCT gtTTTATTGAATCCCGCTTATCAAACACCTGAATTgaaatattgtatagaaaagGCTGATGTATCAGGAATTGTTACACCTGAATCATTTCGAtcacataattattttgaaatgattaatGAATTGTATCCTGATTTGAAAAATGCAAGTGAAACATCTTTAACAAATGTTGTTAATACGCAGAATCTCATCAAAGTTATTTCAACTACCGAGCATAAATTATC agGTGCATACCggtttaaagatattttaaaaacggaAATCAATGAAGAAAATCTAAATAAAGCAAAAGAACTAGTTAATCCAGATGATGGCTTATGTATTCAATTTAGCTCA ggaACAACAGGTAAACCGAAAGCAGCCTTGTTAACACATAACAACTATGCCAACAATTCATATACAGTATCGCAACGTCTTGAATTATACGATAAgcaacacaaattttgtttacaaactcCATTTTTCCATGTTTTTGCTTCTGTTATTGGTATGTGTGGTTCAATGCATTCGGGAACAACAATTGTTGTACCAAGTAAAAGTTATAATCCGGTGAAAACTTTAAAAGCTATTGAATCAGAAAAATGTACGTACCTTAATGGAACACCAACAATGCATGTAGATGTAATTAAAGTACAGCGGGAACGCAACTTTGACGTATCCAGTTTAGAGTATGCCGTTTCTGGTGGAGCACCGTGTCCTCCAATCTTATTCAAGGAcatgttaaaagttttaaatgttcAAACTGTTAAG TCAGTATATGGTTTGACAGAAACAACAGCTGTGATATTTCAATCCCTTCCAAAAGAAAATCAATATTGTGCAACAGAAACAGTAGGACATTTAGGCGATCATATTGAAGCAAAA GTTGTAGATGAAAACGGTAAATTAGTTCCTTTTGGAAAACCTGGTGAACTACACATTCGAGGATACTGTagcttattaaaatattacgacgacgaagaaaaaacaaaagaaactaAAGGATCCGATGGCTGGGTAAAAACAGG TGATCAATTTGTTTTACATCAAAATGGATATGGAGAAATTGTAGGACGATTAAAAGATATGATCATCAGAGGCGGTgagaatatttttccaaaagaaGTTGAAGATTTCCTAAACACACATccaaaaattttggaaactCAA gtAATCGGTATTCCTGATGAACGTATGGGCGAAGAATTGGTGGCTTTTGTACGTGTAGACGAAAATACAACAATCACTCTTAATGAAATTGAAGATTATTCAAGTGGGAAAATAGCAAAGTTTAAAATTCCGAAATATCTTAGAATCATAAAAGAATATCCAAAAACAACTtctggaaaaattcaaaaatataaattgaaggAATTGGTactaaaagaaaagtaa